Proteins encoded by one window of Salvia splendens isolate huo1 chromosome 14, SspV2, whole genome shotgun sequence:
- the LOC121765833 gene encoding probable arabinose 5-phosphate isomerase produces the protein MGSLSLSFTDPQHPEMNISSQKLDKTHLLNLFKCQQNYLNHFFQNLDISQTLAFTEALLKAEGTIFFSGVGKSGFVAQKISQTLVSLGIKSGFLSPVDALHGDIGILSAEDLLVLFSKSGNSEELLKLAPCARAKGVYLVSVTSVAPNGLTRMCDLNVHLPLERELCPFDLAPVTSTAIQMVFGDTVAIALMGARNLSKEEYASNHPAGRIGKCLIFKVKDVMKKKDELPVCREQDLIMDLLVELTSKGCGCLLVINDDYHLLGTFTDGDLRRTLKASGEGIFKLTVGEMCNRNPRTIGPEAMAVEAMQKMESPPSPVQFLPVINDENIVIGIVTLHGLVSAGL, from the exons ATGGggtctctttctctctctttcaccGACCCCCAACATCCAGAAATGAACATATCTTCACAGAAATTAGACAAAACCCATTTGCTCAATCTCTTCAAATGCCAGCAAAATTACCTCAACCATTTCTTCCAGAATCTAGACATCTCCCAAACCCTAGCCTTCACAGAGGCTCTATTGAAGGCCGAGGGCACCATCTTCTTCTCCGGCGTCGGCAAATCGGGCTTCGTAGCGCAGAAGATCTCGCAGACGCTGGTCTCGCTCGGCATCAAATCGGGGTTCCTGTCCCCCGTCGACGCGCTCCACGGCGACATCGGCATTCTGTCGGCGGAGGATCTGCTGGTTCTGTTCAGCAAGAGCGGGAATTCGGAGGAGCTCCTGAAGCTGGCGCCGTGCGCGAGGGCTAAAGGGGTTTATTTGGTGTCGGTGACGTCGGTGGCGCCGAATGGGCTGACGCGGATGTGCGATTTGAACGTGCATTTGCCGCTGGAGAGGGAATTGTGCCCTTTTGATTTGGCGCCGGTGACGTCGACGGCGATCCAGATGGTTTTTGGGGATACGGTGGCGATCGCACTTATGGGGGCGAGGAATTTGAGCAAGGAGGAGTACGCGTCGAATCATCCTGCTGGGAGGATTgggaagtgcttgatttttaag GTGAAGGATGttatgaagaagaaagatgagCTTCCAGTGTGCAGGGAGCAAGATCTAATCATGGATCTGCTCGTAGAGCTGACCAGTAAAGGTTGCGGATGCCTTCTTGTGATAAACGACGATTACCATCTGCTCGGTACTTTCACTGATGGTGACTTGCGACGCACATTGAAAGCCAGTGGCGAGGGGATCTTCAAGCTCACTGTGGGAGAGATGTGTAACAG GAACCCAAGGACCATTGGCCCCGAAGCCATGGCTGTGGAGGCAATGCAGAAGATGGAGTCTCCACCGTCACCAGTGCAGTTCTTGCCCGTCATTAATGATGAAAACATTGTGATTGGTATCGTCACGTTGCATGGGTTGGTCTCTGCTGGCCTGTGA